A window of the Hordeum vulgare subsp. vulgare chromosome 5H, MorexV3_pseudomolecules_assembly, whole genome shotgun sequence genome harbors these coding sequences:
- the LOC123396735 gene encoding uncharacterized protein LOC123396735 — protein sequence MDKNPDGSTYVPKEAKELGSQMKPNPQDSSDLHETTLSDSERTLIDSFDSERTLTNSFGEIQDMDLGGESEVESVLMLSQEKEERLVGTSATTHASSIRSIQERGLGDESEVFSREVVSLEKQVHSNDKYIGVRVITPVKFIPEHEQSATFFLKENSSKIQSGKKFKKRSREDNGGNKTQKSRNPNLQGNGTGESKRGRTNGQG from the exons ATGGACAAAAATCCGGATGGTTCTACCTATGTTCCAAAGGAAGCAAAGGAACTAGGAAGCCAGATGAAGCCAAATCCACAAGATTCAAGTGATTTGCATGAAACAACCTTGAGTGATAGTGAGAGGACACTAATAGATAGTTTTGATAGTGAGAGGACACTAACAAATAGTTTTGGAGAGATCCAAGATATGGATCTTGGTGGTGAATCAGAAGTAGAATCTGTACTTATGCTTTctcaagaaaaagaggagagattgGTTGGTACTTCTGCAACTACACATGctagcagtatcagaagcatccaaGAGAGAGGTCTTGGTGATGAGTCTGAAGTTTTTTCTAGAGAGGTTGTTTCTCTCGAAAAACAAGTACACTCCAACGACAAATACATTGGTGTTAGAGTGATAACTCCAGTGAAGTtcatacctgaacatgaacaaagtgctacattttttttgaaggaaaactctTCCAAAATCCAAAGTGGAAAGAAATTCAAGAAAAGATCTCGAGAAGATAATGGTGGGAACAAAACTCAG AAATCAAGAAATCCTAATTTACAAGGGAATG GCACTGGTGAGTCCAAAAGAGGAAGAACAAATGGCCAAGGTTAG